The nucleotide window GGGTGGGTGAAAAGCGCAATCGCTGTGTGTAATATAACCAGTAAAACGGTGAGCGGCGTGCATCGGCCGGAGAACAGGTGTCGAACGGGTGGTCGTTATATATCGACCTTCCACGTCGTACTCGAGGAGTAGCCCCACTTTTCGATTTCAACGTCGAGATTGCCGTTCTGGAGCGCCGTAATGTTCGAGCCGACCTCTTTCGCCGTCATTCCCAACTCCTGTCCGATGAGCCGAGATTTGAAGTAGGTCTTCGTTCCGGCGTTATCTCGGAGATACTGGAGGATCCGGCGTTGTTTGCTCGTGAGGTCGGTGGCCATTGCAGTGCTCATACGTCTGGGTACAGCAGGAGCACCCTTAGGGGGTTTGGTACGCGCGGTTAACCCGCTCCCGTCCTGCGATTTTGCGAGCGAGTAAGGAGACAATAACCGGGCAGAAAGCTTTCGTTGGTACAGCCGGTTAATATATAGTACTCGATGACTGTCGGCAGAACGTGACCGTCTCACGGGTCGTTTCGATTCGAGCCGTCGGTTACGACCGACACTGAATATCACCTGCTCGGACGGCTACGGTCGCTGTCGGCGACGAACGGCCCGAACGCACAGGCAACCGCTTCCCCGAGTGCCTGCGCCCGGCTCGTCAGTCCGGCTGTGAGCACGCCGGCAGCACCCTCGTCTTTGGCTATTCCATCGGTTCCGAGCCGGTCGTCCATCACCGGCCCCAGTTCGGCCCCGGCCTCGAGCCGAGTCGCAACGTCGTCGGGAAGCGGCAGTGTAGGTCCCCCACCACGTTCGAGCCGCTCGCCGTCGGTGACGGCGGCCCACATGATTAGCGACAGTCCGGGGACACCCTCGAGGCGAGCGACACCACCCTCGAGCCCGACGCCGTAGTCAGCACCGGTCGCTTCGAGCGCTCGCCGGGCGCGGGTATCGGCGCCCGTTACGGTCTCGTCGATCGACCACGGCTGTTCGGGCACACCCGAGTCGACGGCGACCGCGGTCACCGTCGGGTCGAATCGCTCGAGCGTCCGTTCGACTGCGTCGATCTTGACCGGATTCGTGCTTCCGACTGCGACGTCCATACGGTGGGTTCGAACGGGTCGAATTTGGAAACTCCGATCCGGCGGTGCTTCTAGGCT belongs to Natronorubrum aibiense and includes:
- the yjjX gene encoding inosine/xanthosine triphosphatase, with translation MDVAVGSTNPVKIDAVERTLERFDPTVTAVAVDSGVPEQPWSIDETVTGADTRARRALEATGADYGVGLEGGVARLEGVPGLSLIMWAAVTDGERLERGGGPTLPLPDDVATRLEAGAELGPVMDDRLGTDGIAKDEGAAGVLTAGLTSRAQALGEAVACAFGPFVADSDRSRPSR
- a CDS encoding DUF7123 family protein codes for the protein MSTAMATDLTSKQRRILQYLRDNAGTKTYFKSRLIGQELGMTAKEVGSNITALQNGNLDVEIEKWGYSSSTTWKVDI